A window from Citrobacter amalonaticus encodes these proteins:
- the pgpB gene encoding phosphatidylglycerophosphatase B, with the protein MLSIAKRTAAGAGLLLIMPVTVWVSGWSWQPGQDTGWLKAMYWITETVTQPWGIITHVILCGWFFWCLRFRLKAAVMLFTILAGAILLGQGVKSWVKERVQEPRPFVIWLEKTHHIPVDEFYTLKRKDRSDLVKEQLTTQQAIPHFLRQHWQKETGFAFPSGHTMFAASWALLAVGLLWPRRRTVTIAILLVWATGVMGSRLLLGMHWPRDLVVATLISWALVTLATWLAQRFCGPLTPPPEERQEIAEREQNR; encoded by the coding sequence ATGCTGTCGATTGCAAAGCGTACTGCGGCTGGCGCGGGATTGTTGTTGATTATGCCCGTTACCGTGTGGGTGTCCGGCTGGAGCTGGCAACCGGGGCAGGATACCGGATGGCTAAAAGCGATGTACTGGATAACCGAAACGGTCACTCAGCCGTGGGGTATCATCACACATGTTATTCTCTGTGGCTGGTTCTTCTGGTGTTTGCGCTTTCGTCTTAAAGCGGCGGTAATGCTTTTTACTATTCTGGCGGGGGCAATCCTGCTAGGTCAGGGCGTCAAGTCGTGGGTGAAAGAGCGGGTACAGGAACCGCGTCCTTTCGTGATATGGCTGGAAAAAACGCATCATATTCCGGTTGATGAGTTCTACACTTTAAAACGTAAGGATCGCAGCGACCTGGTGAAGGAGCAACTTACCACCCAGCAGGCTATTCCACACTTTTTACGCCAACACTGGCAAAAAGAGACCGGGTTTGCGTTTCCGTCAGGTCACACGATGTTTGCGGCAAGCTGGGCGCTGCTCGCTGTCGGCTTATTGTGGCCGCGACGCCGGACGGTGACGATTGCCATTTTACTGGTGTGGGCGACGGGCGTGATGGGCAGTCGTTTGCTGCTCGGTATGCACTGGCCGCGCGATCTGGTGGTCGCGACGCTGATTTCATGGGCGCTGGTGACGCTGGCGACCTGGCTTGCACAGCGGTTCTGCGGGCCTTTGACGCCGCCGCCAGAAGAAAGGCAGGAGATTGCTGAACGTGAGCAAAACCGCTGA
- the ribA gene encoding GTP cyclohydrolase II, producing the protein MQLKRVAEAKLPTPWGDFLMVGFEELATGHDHVALVYGDISGQTPVLARVHSECLTGDALFSLRCDCGFQLEAALTHIAEEGRGILLYHRQEGRNIGLLNKIRAYALQDQGYDTVEANHQLGFAADERDFTLCADMFKLLGVDEVRLLTNNPKKVEILTEAGINIVERVPLIVGRNPNNEHYLDTKAAKMGHLLSK; encoded by the coding sequence ATGCAGCTTAAACGAGTGGCAGAAGCCAAACTGCCAACCCCATGGGGCGATTTCCTGATGGTGGGATTTGAAGAACTGGCAACCGGACACGATCACGTCGCGTTAGTATATGGTGATATTTCAGGTCAGACGCCGGTTCTGGCCCGTGTCCATTCAGAATGTCTGACGGGCGATGCCTTGTTCAGCCTGCGCTGCGACTGTGGTTTTCAACTGGAAGCCGCCCTGACGCATATTGCGGAAGAAGGACGCGGTATTCTGCTTTATCATCGTCAGGAAGGACGTAACATCGGCCTGCTCAATAAGATTCGCGCCTACGCGTTGCAGGACCAGGGCTACGACACCGTAGAGGCCAATCACCAGTTAGGGTTTGCCGCGGATGAGCGCGATTTCACCCTCTGCGCGGATATGTTCAAGCTGCTGGGCGTTGACGAAGTACGTCTGCTCACCAATAACCCGAAGAAAGTTGAGATTCTCACTGAAGCAGGGATCAATATCGTGGAGCGGGTCCCGCTTATTGTGGGCCGTAATCCCAATAATGAACATTATCTGGATACCAAAGCGGCCAAGATGGGTCACTTGTTGAGTAAGTAA
- the pdeR gene encoding cyclic di-GMP phosphodiesterase, which yields MKDSLESTTLYSFLGTHAPYWRLSEDSNTLHLSVTEATDRVESVELAPEQAERIREMTVITSGLMMTLPFEDNDVPVHLVGRKINKHEWAGSASAWHDTPSVARDLVKGLSFAEQVVTEANSAIVILDSRGNIQRFNRLCEEYTGLKEQEVIGQSVFKLFMSRREAAASRRNISGFFRNGNSYEVERWVKTRKGQRLFLFRNKFVHSGSGKNEIYLICSGTDITEERRTQERLRVLANTDTITGLPNRNAIHELINEAIEQAGDSQVGIVYLDLDNFKKVNDAYGHMFGDQLLQAVSLALLSCLEENQLLARLGGDEFIVLASQTSQSSLEAVASRILTRLRQPFRIGLIEVYTGCSVGIAMAPQHGEDSSNLIRNADTAMYTAKEGGRGQFCVFSPEMNERVFEYLWLDTNLRKALENDQLLIHYQPKVTWRGEVRGLEALVRWQSPERGLIPPLEFISYAEESGLIVPLGRWVILDVIRQVAKWRDKGINLRVAVNISARQLADQTIFTDLKRVLRELNFEYCPIDVELTERCLIENEELALSVIQQFSQLGAQVHLDDFGTGYSSLSQLTRFPIDAIKLDQIFVRDIHKKSVSQSMVRAIVAVAQALNLQVIAEGVESAKEDAFLTKNGVNERQGFLFAKPMPAVAFERWYKRYLNKKKR from the coding sequence ATGAAAGACAGTCTGGAGTCCACAACGTTGTATAGCTTTTTGGGTACTCACGCGCCTTACTGGCGTTTGTCAGAAGATTCCAACACCCTGCATTTGTCCGTCACCGAAGCGACCGACCGAGTGGAGAGCGTTGAGCTTGCGCCCGAGCAAGCCGAACGGATCCGTGAAATGACCGTCATCACCTCCGGTCTCATGATGACACTCCCCTTTGAAGACAACGATGTCCCGGTGCACCTGGTGGGCCGCAAAATTAACAAACATGAATGGGCTGGCAGTGCGTCGGCCTGGCACGACACCCCTTCTGTTGCGCGTGACCTGGTCAAGGGGCTCTCGTTTGCTGAACAAGTAGTGACAGAAGCCAACTCGGCGATTGTGATCCTCGACAGTCGGGGTAACATTCAGCGCTTCAATCGCCTGTGTGAAGAGTACACCGGGTTGAAAGAGCAGGAAGTGATTGGACAGAGCGTCTTTAAACTCTTCATGAGCCGCCGGGAAGCCGCCGCTTCGCGTCGCAACATCAGCGGCTTCTTTCGCAACGGCAACTCGTATGAAGTGGAGCGCTGGGTAAAGACCCGCAAGGGACAGCGTCTGTTCCTGTTCCGCAATAAATTTGTGCACAGCGGCAGCGGTAAAAACGAAATCTACTTGATCTGTTCCGGTACGGACATCACGGAAGAACGACGTACGCAGGAACGGTTGCGCGTGCTGGCGAATACCGACACGATTACCGGGTTGCCAAACCGCAACGCTATCCATGAACTGATCAACGAGGCCATCGAACAGGCTGGCGACAGTCAGGTGGGTATTGTTTATCTCGACCTGGATAACTTCAAGAAGGTGAACGATGCCTATGGTCATATGTTTGGCGATCAGCTTTTGCAGGCGGTATCGTTAGCCCTCCTGAGCTGTCTGGAAGAGAATCAACTGCTGGCACGTCTCGGCGGTGACGAGTTTATTGTGCTGGCCAGCCAGACGTCTCAGAGCTCGCTTGAGGCGGTCGCCTCGCGGATCCTCACCCGATTGCGCCAGCCCTTTCGTATCGGCCTCATAGAAGTCTATACCGGCTGTTCTGTTGGTATCGCGATGGCGCCTCAGCACGGCGAGGACAGCAGCAACCTGATCCGCAATGCGGATACCGCAATGTACACCGCCAAAGAAGGCGGACGTGGCCAGTTCTGCGTTTTCTCGCCAGAAATGAACGAGCGGGTATTCGAATACCTGTGGCTGGACACCAACCTGCGCAAAGCGCTGGAAAACGATCAGTTACTGATTCACTATCAGCCGAAAGTGACCTGGCGAGGTGAAGTCCGCGGCCTTGAGGCGCTGGTGCGTTGGCAGTCCCCTGAACGTGGGCTTATCCCTCCGCTGGAGTTCATCTCATACGCTGAAGAGTCCGGGCTGATTGTGCCGCTCGGCCGCTGGGTGATCCTCGATGTTATACGCCAGGTCGCGAAATGGCGGGATAAAGGCATAAACCTGCGCGTGGCGGTTAACATCTCTGCCCGGCAACTGGCTGATCAAACGATTTTCACCGATCTGAAGCGCGTATTGCGCGAGCTCAATTTCGAATATTGCCCTATTGATGTCGAGCTGACGGAGCGTTGCCTGATTGAGAACGAAGAACTTGCGCTATCCGTCATTCAGCAGTTTAGCCAGCTTGGCGCTCAGGTGCACCTGGATGACTTTGGTACCGGTTATTCCTCGCTTTCGCAACTGACGCGTTTCCCAATTGATGCCATTAAGCTGGATCAGATTTTTGTCCGCGACATTCACAAAAAGTCGGTGTCACAATCGATGGTGCGCGCGATCGTCGCCGTGGCACAGGCTTTGAATCTCCAGGTGATTGCCGAAGGTGTGGAGAGCGCCAAAGAGGATGCTTTTCTGACGAAAAACGGCGTCAATGAGCGACAAGGTTTTTTATTTGCCAAACCGATGCCTGCCGTTGCGTTTGAGCGCTGGTACAAACGTTACCTCAACAAGAAAAAGCGCTAA
- the pyrF gene encoding orotidine-5'-phosphate decarboxylase — protein MTLTASSSPRAATDSPVVVALDYNNRDSALAFVDRIDPRDCRLKVGKEMFTLFGPQLVRDLQQRGFDIFLDLKFHDIPNTAAHAVAAAADLGVWMVNVHASGGARMMTAAREALVPFGKDAPLLIAVTVLTSMEASDLADIGVTLSPAEHAERLAALTQKCGLDGVVCSAQEAVRFKQAFGRDFKLVTPGIRPQGSAAGDQRRIMTPEQALAAGVDYMVIGRPVTQSDDPAQTLKAINASLKREA, from the coding sequence ATGACGTTAACTGCTTCATCTTCTCCCCGCGCTGCTACCGATTCTCCCGTCGTCGTTGCTCTCGATTATAATAACCGTGATAGCGCCCTGGCGTTTGTCGATCGAATCGACCCGCGCGACTGTCGTCTGAAAGTTGGCAAAGAGATGTTCACGCTGTTCGGACCTCAACTGGTACGCGATCTCCAGCAGCGTGGCTTTGATATCTTTCTGGATCTGAAATTCCATGATATCCCAAATACCGCCGCTCATGCGGTGGCTGCTGCAGCGGATCTTGGCGTCTGGATGGTCAACGTCCATGCGTCGGGTGGGGCGAGAATGATGACCGCCGCCCGTGAAGCGCTGGTGCCGTTTGGTAAAGATGCGCCGCTGTTAATCGCGGTCACCGTGTTGACCAGTATGGAAGCCAGCGATCTGGCGGATATCGGCGTGACACTGTCACCGGCGGAGCACGCCGAGCGCCTGGCGGCATTGACGCAAAAATGTGGTCTGGATGGCGTGGTCTGTTCAGCTCAGGAAGCGGTGCGCTTTAAGCAGGCATTTGGTCGCGATTTCAAACTGGTTACCCCGGGTATCCGACCGCAGGGGAGCGCCGCTGGCGATCAGCGGCGGATTATGACCCCTGAACAGGCACTGGCGGCGGGTGTTGATTATATGGTCATTGGCCGTCCGGTGACGCAGTCTGACGATCCGGCGCAGACGCTGAAGGCCATCAATGCGTCATTGAAGCGGGAGGCGTAA
- a CDS encoding DNA-binding transcriptional regulator YciT encodes MNSRQQKILQMVIDKGQMSVSELAKITGVSEVTIRQDLNTLEKQSFLRRAHGFAVSLDSEDVETRMMTNYTLKRQLAEFAASLVSPGESVFIENGSSNALLARTLAEQKDVTIITVSSYIAHLLKETPCEVILLGGIYQKKSESMVGPLTRQFIQQVHFSKAFIGIDGWQTETGFTGRDMMRADVVNAVLEKGSEAIVLTDSSKFGAVHPYTLGPIERFSRVITDARISASDRALMEQRGLTVNIVDAE; translated from the coding sequence ATGAACTCCCGACAACAAAAAATTTTGCAAATGGTCATTGATAAAGGCCAGATGAGCGTCTCTGAACTGGCCAAAATCACTGGCGTTTCTGAAGTTACCATTCGACAGGATCTAAATACCCTCGAGAAGCAGAGCTTTCTGCGCCGCGCGCACGGTTTCGCCGTTTCGCTGGATAGCGAAGATGTGGAAACCAGGATGATGACCAACTACACCCTGAAGCGTCAGCTTGCCGAGTTTGCGGCGTCGCTGGTCAGCCCTGGCGAGTCGGTATTCATTGAAAATGGCAGTAGCAATGCCCTGCTGGCAAGAACGCTGGCGGAACAAAAGGACGTCACCATCATCACGGTCAGCAGTTACATTGCGCACCTGCTAAAAGAGACGCCCTGCGAAGTGATCCTGCTTGGCGGTATTTATCAGAAAAAAAGCGAAAGCATGGTGGGACCGCTGACTCGCCAGTTTATTCAGCAGGTCCATTTCAGTAAGGCGTTTATCGGCATTGATGGCTGGCAGACCGAAACGGGATTCACGGGGCGCGACATGATGCGTGCTGATGTGGTCAATGCCGTGCTGGAGAAAGGTTCGGAAGCCATTGTCCTGACCGACAGTTCAAAATTCGGTGCGGTCCATCCCTACACCCTTGGCCCTATCGAGCGGTTTAGCCGTGTGATCACCGATGCCAGAATTAGCGCCAGTGACCGGGCGCTGATGGAACAGCGTGGTCTGACCGTTAATATCGTCGACGCCGAGTAA
- the osmB gene encoding osmotically-inducible lipoprotein OsmB has product MFVTSKKMTAAVLAIALAMSLSACSNWSKRDRNTAIGAGAGALGGAVLTDGSTLGTLGGAAVGGIIGHQVGK; this is encoded by the coding sequence ATGTTTGTAACGAGCAAAAAAATGACCGCCGCCGTGCTGGCGATTGCCCTGGCAATGTCCCTGAGCGCCTGTTCTAACTGGTCTAAACGTGATCGTAACACCGCTATTGGTGCGGGTGCGGGTGCATTAGGTGGCGCTGTCTTAACGGATGGTAGCACACTGGGTACGCTGGGTGGTGCCGCTGTCGGTGGTATTATCGGCCACCAGGTAGGTAAATAA
- the lapB gene encoding lipopolysaccharide assembly protein LapB: MLELLFLLLPVAAAYGWYMGRRSAQQTKQDEANRLSRDYVAGVNFLLSNQQDKAVDLFLDMLKEDTGTVEAHLTLGNLFRSRGEVDRAIRIHQTLMESASLTYEQRLLAVQQLGRDYMAAGLYDRAEDMFNQLTDETEFRVGALQQLLQIYQATSDWQKAIEVAERLVKLGKDKQRIEIAHFYCELALQQMGSDDMDRAMALLKKGAAADKNSARVSIMMGRVWMAKGDYAKAVECLQRVISQDKELVSETLEMLQTCYQQLGKNDEWAEFLRRAVEENTGAAAELMLADILEAREGTETAQVYITRQLQRHPTMRVFHKLMDYHLNEAEEGRAKESLMVLRDMVGEQVRSKPRYRCSKCGFTAYTLYWHCPSCRAWSTIKPIRGLDGL, encoded by the coding sequence ATGCTGGAGTTGTTGTTTCTGCTTTTACCTGTTGCTGCCGCCTATGGCTGGTATATGGGTCGCAGAAGTGCGCAACAAACAAAACAGGATGAAGCTAACCGCCTGTCCCGCGATTACGTCGCGGGGGTTAACTTCCTCCTGAGCAACCAACAAGATAAAGCGGTGGATCTGTTCCTCGATATGTTGAAAGAGGATACCGGCACCGTTGAGGCTCATCTCACCCTCGGAAACCTGTTCCGCTCTCGCGGCGAAGTCGACCGCGCCATCCGTATTCACCAGACTCTCATGGAAAGCGCCTCGCTGACCTATGAACAGCGGCTGCTGGCGGTTCAGCAGTTAGGCCGTGATTACATGGCCGCCGGGCTGTATGACCGGGCGGAGGATATGTTTAATCAGCTTACTGATGAAACGGAATTTCGCGTAGGTGCGTTGCAGCAACTGTTGCAGATCTATCAGGCGACCAGTGACTGGCAGAAGGCCATTGAGGTTGCCGAGCGACTGGTCAAACTTGGTAAAGATAAACAGCGTATCGAAATCGCCCATTTTTACTGCGAACTGGCGTTGCAACAGATGGGCAGCGACGATATGGATCGCGCCATGGCGCTGCTGAAAAAAGGGGCAGCGGCGGATAAAAATAGCGCCAGGGTTTCTATCATGATGGGCCGCGTCTGGATGGCGAAGGGCGATTACGCGAAGGCCGTTGAATGTCTCCAGCGGGTGATTTCCCAGGATAAAGAACTGGTCAGCGAAACGCTGGAAATGCTCCAGACCTGCTATCAACAGCTAGGTAAAAATGATGAATGGGCGGAATTCCTGCGCCGTGCGGTAGAAGAAAATACCGGCGCGGCCGCAGAACTGATGCTGGCCGATATTCTCGAAGCGCGCGAAGGGACGGAGACCGCGCAGGTGTATATTACCCGTCAGCTCCAGCGTCATCCGACGATGCGCGTATTCCATAAGCTGATGGATTATCACCTTAACGAAGCCGAAGAGGGTCGTGCAAAAGAGAGCCTGATGGTGCTGCGTGATATGGTGGGCGAGCAGGTGCGTAGCAAGCCGCGCTACCGCTGCTCTAAATGCGGTTTTACCGCGTATACCCTGTACTGGCACTGTCCATCCTGCCGCGCCTGGTCAACGATTAAGCCAATTCGTGGACTTGATGGATTGTAA
- the yciH gene encoding stress response translation initiation inhibitor YciH yields the protein MSDSNSRLVYSTESGRIDEPKAAPERPKGDGIVRIQRQTSGRKGKGVCLITGIDLDDGELSKLAAELKKKCGCGGAVKDGVIEIQGDKRDLIKSLLEARGLKVKLAGG from the coding sequence ATGAGCGATTCCAACAGCCGTCTGGTTTATTCGACGGAGAGTGGGCGGATTGATGAACCTAAAGCCGCGCCCGAACGTCCGAAGGGCGACGGGATTGTCCGTATCCAGCGCCAGACCAGCGGGCGCAAGGGGAAAGGCGTGTGCCTGATTACTGGTATTGATCTGGATGACGGCGAACTCAGCAAACTGGCTGCGGAACTGAAGAAAAAATGTGGCTGCGGTGGAGCAGTCAAAGATGGCGTAATTGAAATTCAGGGTGATAAGCGCGATTTAATTAAGTCGCTACTGGAAGCTCGCGGCCTGAAAGTGAAACTGGCAGGTGGTTAA
- a CDS encoding exoribonuclease II gives MFQDNPLLAQLKQQLHSQTPRAEGVVKATEKGFGFLEVDAQKSYFIPPPQMKKVMHGDRIIAVIHTEKDRESAEPEELVEPFLTRFVGKVQGKNDRLSIVPDHPLLKDAIPCRAARGVEHEFKEGDWAVAEMRRHPLKGDRTFFAELTQFITFADDHFVPWWVTLARHNLEKEAPDGVATEMLDEGLERQDLTALNFVTIDSASTEDMDDALYAEELADGKLQLTVAIADPTAWIAEGSKLDNAAKIRAFTNYLPGFNIPMLPRELSDDLCSLRANEVRPVLACRMTIAADGTIEDDITFFAATIESKAKLAYDNVSDWLENRGRWQPESEDIAQQIRLLQRICLSRGEWRHQHALVFKDRPDYRFILGEKGEVLDIVAEPRRIANRIVEESMIAANICAARVLRDKLGFGIYNVHLGFDPANADALAALLQSHGMHVNAEEVLTLEGFCKLRRELDAQPSGFLDSRIRRFQSFAEISIEPGPHYGLGLEAYATWTSPIRKYGDMINHRLLKAVIKGETINRPQEEITVQMAERRRLNRMAERDVGDWLYARFLSDKAGTDTRFAAEIIDVSRGGMRVRLVDNGAVAFIPAPFLHAVRDELVCSQESGTIQIKGETVYKVTDVIDVTIAEVRMETRSIIARPAA, from the coding sequence ATGTTTCAGGACAACCCGCTGCTAGCGCAGCTTAAACAGCAACTGCATTCCCAGACGCCACGTGCTGAAGGGGTGGTAAAAGCCACGGAAAAAGGCTTTGGCTTCCTGGAAGTCGATGCGCAAAAAAGTTATTTCATTCCACCGCCGCAGATGAAAAAAGTGATGCATGGCGACCGTATCATCGCCGTCATCCACACTGAAAAAGATCGCGAATCTGCGGAGCCGGAAGAGCTGGTTGAGCCGTTCCTGACCCGCTTTGTCGGTAAAGTACAGGGTAAGAACGATCGCCTGTCCATCGTGCCGGATCACCCGCTGTTGAAAGACGCCATTCCCTGCCGCGCCGCTCGCGGTGTGGAGCATGAATTTAAAGAGGGTGACTGGGCCGTTGCTGAAATGCGCCGTCATCCGCTCAAAGGCGATCGCACCTTCTTCGCCGAATTAACCCAGTTCATCACGTTTGCCGACGACCACTTCGTCCCCTGGTGGGTCACCCTGGCGCGGCATAATCTTGAAAAAGAAGCGCCGGATGGCGTAGCGACGGAAATGCTGGATGAAGGGCTGGAACGTCAGGATCTGACAGCGCTGAATTTCGTTACTATCGATAGCGCCAGCACGGAAGATATGGACGATGCGCTGTATGCCGAAGAACTGGCTGACGGCAAATTGCAACTGACCGTGGCGATTGCCGACCCTACCGCCTGGATCGCCGAAGGCAGCAAACTGGATAACGCCGCGAAAATCCGGGCGTTCACTAACTATCTGCCGGGCTTCAACATTCCAATGTTGCCACGCGAACTGTCTGACGACCTCTGCTCACTCCGCGCCAATGAAGTGCGCCCGGTACTCGCCTGTCGCATGACCATTGCCGCTGATGGCACCATTGAAGATGATATCACGTTCTTCGCTGCCACCATTGAGTCAAAAGCAAAACTGGCTTATGACAACGTCTCTGACTGGCTGGAAAACCGCGGTCGCTGGCAGCCTGAAAGTGAAGACATCGCCCAGCAGATTCGTCTGCTGCAGCGTATTTGCCTGAGCCGTGGTGAGTGGCGTCATCAGCATGCGCTGGTGTTTAAAGATCGCCCAGACTACCGCTTCATTCTCGGCGAAAAAGGTGAAGTGCTCGATATCGTCGCAGAACCGCGTCGCATCGCGAACCGGATTGTCGAGGAATCCATGATTGCGGCCAACATCTGCGCCGCACGCGTGCTGCGCGACAAACTCGGCTTTGGCATTTACAACGTTCACCTGGGCTTTGACCCGGCCAATGCCGATGCGCTGGCCGCGCTGCTGCAATCTCACGGAATGCATGTGAACGCCGAAGAAGTATTAACTCTGGAAGGCTTCTGCAAGCTGCGTCGTGAACTGGATGCGCAACCGTCGGGTTTCCTCGACAGCCGTATTCGTCGCTTCCAGTCTTTTGCGGAAATCAGCATTGAGCCGGGTCCGCACTACGGGCTGGGTCTGGAGGCTTACGCCACCTGGACGTCACCGATTCGTAAGTATGGCGATATGATCAACCATCGCCTGCTGAAAGCCGTCATCAAAGGTGAAACCATTAACCGTCCGCAGGAAGAGATCACCGTACAGATGGCTGAGCGTCGTCGCCTGAACCGCATGGCGGAACGCGATGTTGGCGACTGGTTATATGCCCGCTTCCTGAGTGATAAAGCGGGCACGGATACCCGCTTCGCGGCGGAAATCATTGATGTCAGCCGTGGCGGGATGCGTGTACGTCTGGTGGATAACGGCGCGGTAGCTTTTATCCCTGCGCCATTCCTGCATGCGGTGCGCGATGAACTGGTTTGCAGCCAGGAGAGCGGCACCATCCAGATCAAAGGTGAAACCGTCTATAAAGTGACGGATGTGATTGATGTCACCATCGCCGAAGTGCGGATGGAAACCCGCAGCATCATCGCCCGTCCTGCCGCCTGA
- a CDS encoding LapA family protein translates to MKYLLIFLLVLAIFVISVTLGAQNDQQVTFNYLLAQGEYRISTLLAVLFAAGFAIGWLICGLFWLRVRVSLVRAERKIKRLENQLSPATDVVVTSGTSVAKE, encoded by the coding sequence GTGAAATATTTACTCATTTTCTTACTGGTGTTGGCGATATTTGTTATCTCGGTAACATTGGGTGCGCAGAACGATCAACAGGTGACCTTTAATTACCTGTTGGCTCAGGGCGAGTATCGTATCTCAACCTTGTTGGCCGTTTTGTTCGCTGCGGGTTTCGCCATTGGTTGGTTGATCTGCGGTCTTTTCTGGCTGCGGGTTCGTGTTTCTCTGGTGCGTGCTGAACGTAAAATTAAACGACTGGAAAACCAACTCTCGCCTGCGACAGACGTTGTGGTGACGTCTGGTACGTCGGTCGCGAAGGAATAA